The Accipiter gentilis chromosome 8, bAccGen1.1, whole genome shotgun sequence genomic sequence ctgatggagaacaggaaaataaagatcTTTCTGTAAGCTAGAGGAAAATCCCATGAAAGGAGGAAGGGTTTGCCCAGAAGCAACATAAGGAAAGACAGAAGAATGCTTAATTCCCCATAtattattttagattaaaatgaaaactaatatGATAAATAGAGTTTTTACCTGAACTTCATTGGTTTTCTGTCTGATTGATTCTTCCTTTTCCCTAATGTCTTGCTCTAGCGAGTATTTTTCTCTGTAAGATAAACAAGCACGCAGATTCATGAATAGTTAAATAATACAACATATACATGCGTGTATGCAAAAATCAATTAAATAGTATTCTGGAAACACCACACAGCCAAAAATGCCAGCCCATATCCTGATATATTCTTTAAAGGAGTAAAAGTGTATACCTATCAATTGTTCTTTGAAAAATACTATCTGTTCCATAATCAATCCTCTGAAGCCACCTGGTAGAACCCAAGCTGGCTTTATGTAATTGGCTAAGTGTAGGGTATCAGTGGGAGATTGCCACCAACTTCAGTGACAAGTAATGATAAACTGACtaatagaaaacaaaagtaacAGACACATCAGGACTATGTTCTTAATTGGTTCTCCTACTCCAAGATTTTCTTAATAGTCCACAACTATTACCTCTGCAGCTGTGCAATTTCTTGACTAATATCATCCAGTTCCTTCACGCCTGTAAATTCTCCTGATCCCACAGAACTTGAACTATCCTGTTAAGAACGAAATAGTCTATTAAAATGCCAAGTCATAACAGAAGACCTTCCTTTACAAAGGCTGAGGACAAAGGTGGGACACAGTCCTCATTATATGCATTTGCAAAATTCTATGGAAGACATAAAATTATTATGCAAAAACCACTGAGCGTGCCACACAATTCTACCTGTGAGACAGGAGAATTTTCTCTATGCCCATTTACCAGATGGGATAGTCGGAataaacagcagttaaaggaCATGCACAATGCCAACAAATAAACTGCAGGCAATGGtagaattcaaattaaaaaactaaaaaccCAGCTCTGCTACAGTCAATAGCAAAGCTTCCAGGGAGTTTAACGAAATCATATTGTAACTTCAGTCTTCTTGAGTCCTGCCACAAATTAATGCCAAGTTCTGCAATTATACCCGATTTCCTGCAGGTCATTTCTACAGCCATTCAGGCACAGATCAAGGAAGATGCAGAGGGTATCCCTTTTCTTTTAGACAAGAAAATTGTCATTAGAAATTATGAAGAAAGAATCTCAACGTTTGATAAAaaatttgttattattataaaaaGGATTGCTAGTTCTTTGCAAAAAATCACTGCAACTTAGCAAAAACTGCAACACTTAAACTCACTGCTAGTATGACAAAATCAGGAGACctaccatttttaaaaagcattttaaaaaaaagacagtacagTTTGCTTGCTTCGTTCACTTTGAGATTACCATGATAACCACAGAAAGTTTGGcttttttcagtattaaaaaaaagcccaagaaccCAACCAACAAATCACAAACAGATAGCATAgtaaaatgtgacattttttgcagaaacaatattgaatatacagtTTCAGTAAGTTAATTAAGTCCTCACTTTTGGGTGAGCATTCCTTTCGTTAATATGCCATTAAGTAATCATAAATAACAACAATCCAGACTAATTCTTCAAGCTAGCAAATCAAAAGCTTCTAATAtcccttttatattttcagacCAGATAAAGATTTGCTGAGAGACCTGTACTGTATGCTGTACAGGATCATAATAAGGTGTTACCCAGTATGATTATGAAATGAGTTAAAATGAGCTGCTGCATTGGTTAGGCTAACACAGTTCATTGTTCCACATGAACAGAAAACTAATTTGCTATGTTCACAGTAGCATACAGTTTATTTCATGTTACATTCAGCTAAAACCacagcagatgagaaaaaaagatataatgAACTGAAAATAATGGGAAGCTTAAAGCTCTCACACTAAGGTGTATTTATTTCCCACAGCTTCAGAGAACTAGTACACAAGAAACTTTAACATGCCAACACCCGAGTTGCCTGTCAAAGAACTTCTTGACAGATCAATGTGTCTCAAATTGTTGAAGGAAGCAATATTACCAGGTCAACAGCCAATACTGGTAACTTCACACTACTGTGACATTATCATCATGCCAAGAGCAAGTGTCACAGAACAAGAGCAAAGAGACAGAAGAAGGGGTAGAAATAAAAACTTCTTTAGAGTTACAAGTAGCGTACATAAACAAATTTGCATTCTTTTGGATGTTACAATTACTCACACGACGCATTTCTGTTAGTGCTGAGATCTCAGTTCCTACAGGGGTCAAGTAACCTGACAGAGTCTATAGAAAAAGGATATAGGAAAAACCTTAAAAGGACcagagcaacagcaacaaaatataTTTAGAGGCTCAAAAGCTTTCTGGttagggaaagtaaaaaaaagtaaaggaaaatacTATGTAATTTATAGAAAGGGTTCAGTAAAAGATTAGATGCTCCAGTAAAATGGTATTAGCAGTGATGGATATACGACTATGGACTGTCATGCTACAACGGATGAATCAACCACCAATTCCTAGAAACTAGGAAGTTATCACTCTTCatttagccattaaaaaaattttacattttcatggGAGGAATTTGGTACTGATCACAGTCAGGGACAGGCTACTAGACCAGCTTTTAACAGTTGCTTTTAACAGTttcctgaagttaaaaaaaacccgtTCTCTATAACAAAGGAGTATTTGTCATGCTATACTTTTCTCAATGCTACTATTCCCTTATTTATGGAATAGTctactgcatttttctttatttactgtcTTGTGTTGTTACAAATTGTATATTTTCAAATCTTAAAGAATTTTGTAAAAGGaggtaagaaaaaagaatattggCAATTCTTTAccgtaatattaaaaaaaaaaaaaaaaatttacaaaattaatACTCAAAGCCCATTACTTTCAAAGCACATAAGCTCAGTATTATCTACAGATAATCAATGACTTACCTGTATGGGAGTGTTCCTCTCTGTGGGAGGGATCATATCTGGGGACAACACTTGTGGAGGATCAATCCCTTTACTGACCTTCTGTTGAATGAGATACATTGCTAGTGCAAACTGATCTTTGCTTAGCTTTCCCATCTGTCTTGTGTCTGCCAAAGCCCTGGTAAAAAATAGATCATACTAATAAACAAGAAAAGCTTATTTCTCCTCTGCCAAGAAGCCTGAAACACACAAATACATGTAATTTCCTTTTGATTCAGCCTCATCAGAGCTTGCTTATTCTAGTGAAAGAGTTCCATAAACAGAGCAGTATTTTATTAGACATATTTAACTGGATAGAACAACATTACTCTGAGAAAATATTTAGAGCACGAGAACTTCAAAGAACAATCACAATTCACCAACTGACCTATACCCCTCTCCCAGAAAAGCAAAGTGAGTGTTTATTTCTCCCTTGTTTTTCCATATAGCCCACATAGTGTAGTACAGCAACAGGACAGGTAAATGAggttgggtttggtggggttttggtttttttttttgttttgttttaatgttagGATCACAATTTTGGCTGGGTAATCTGACTTCCCAGATCAGCAAGTTACAAAAATACAGCTACTAGAGAATTCTTACCATATATGTGCTAGGAGATTCTGAGACAGACCTGAATGCATAAAAATGTCCTTTACTTCTTGGCCACTCACAAAACCATCCATGTCTGTgtctgtttttaagaaaatttcaTCGTATCGCACTTTTTCAGACATTGGTACTACCCAATTCACAGATGGCTGTAAAACAAAgttttatatttcaaaagaagATAAACAGTCTTTATCAACACACtgagtatatatatatgtgacatTATTCAGTCAGATGTGCTGAACATCTTGCACAATCAAGTCTGGTAAATAGGTACTTCCCCTTTTCCCATTAATGTTTTAGCTTAATACTTTTTATCTGAATTATCAATACTGATAAACTGCTATTCATCAGTTGAAAAGCATTCATTCTTTCAAAATACGGACCCAACTAGGCATACTAAGTCCTGCTAATAACACAGGAGCTTTAGAAGGTTGATTAATGATTTCTTTGGTATTAAAGCAGATACATGAATAAAACCTTTCTATGGTTTCACTTTCTAGGAAAAGTGCAAATTCCCTGTAAGATTTGCTACCTCATGGTCACTCTGACTAAAATTCACCTACTCTTCCGTTCTTCCATGTCTAACCATTCTCATTTCATTCCCTCCAGCCAAATCACCCAATAACgaacacattttcagaaaagtgCTCACATGAGGCAGAAATCAAAaagcagttttacttttttcctgcagtttactgataccagaaagaaaaaaaaaaatttgtacctGTGCTTGTTTGATGCTGTGCTTGGGAGACAAACTCCCTGTGCTGTTCAGACTGTTGACACTACCATGAGATGGGGTAGAACGGAGGCTATCTTTTGGTGGAGGACTTGCAGGGAGAACAGGAACTGCACCAGGAAAGACAGGAGTCTTCTTTCTTTTAGAAGGTGGTATGAGAGAAGGGGGTAATAGTGAAGGAACTGGCTCTTTTTCAAGAGCTCTATAAACCAAATGCATTGCCTGCAAAGGCAAAAAGGTCAGATAACATTAACAATTAGAAGAAAAAGTAACAAGATTTTCCAGTGTCAGTCATTTACATATCAGTAAAACAAAGACAGTAAGATTAGAGACGTAAACCAGAGCAGATAATTTTGAATGTAATTCCAAAAAGTTTAATCTTGATGACACAGGCAAGAGTCAGTAGATGGATTTGAGAAAGATCATTTAATAGCTCCATGTGAACAATTTAGATTAGAAGAGTCAAATGTAGAAGAGAAAGCTGCAAAGCTCTTGAGAAAAAACTGAGCGATTTGCTTTAGCAGACACACTGTGTGAATTGAGAATTTAAAGCAACCTACCACAGCAAATTCATCCTTGTCCAGGTGACCATCTTTATCAATATCACTGAGATCCCAGACCTACAGCAATTATGACAAAAACAATGATTTAGAGAACAAGTTATATCTTGTGCTGTTGATGTTAATTGTCATCATATTAAGCATGCTCTCTAAAGACTCCTAATAGATTTTTGTGAAGATCGTATTAGTTATATTAGACCTagtgccctggttttggctgggatagagttgattttcttcctagtagctgatatagtgttgtgttttggatttagtatgagaataatgttgctaacacactgatgctttcagttgctACTAAggaatgtttatactaagtcaaggatttttcaagcttctcatgtccagccagcaagagaaggctggaggggcacaagaagttgggaggggacacggccaggacagctgacccaaagtggccaaaggggtattccagaccatgcgatgtcatgcccagtatataaactggggggagttggctgggaagggtgattgctgctcaggaactgactgggcgtCGGTCGGTAAGTGGTgcgcaattgcattgtgcatcacttgttttctagattctaattcttttattattattattattgtcattttattattattatcattattattatttcttcctcctctgtcctattcaactgtctttatctcaacccatgaggtggggggagtgagcgagcagctgcatggtgcttagctgctgcctgggattaaaccatgacacctagcTAAACATTCTCTGATGAAACAGACTGGATTAGAGTTTTCTGGCAATGTGAATCTACACTGGTTCTAACAAATTCTGGATGCAACACAGGCAGGTTTTTCATCTTTCTATGTTGCAATTAAGGAGTCATCAAGCTGACTAAAACCATCCAGAGGTGGCTTTCAGAATTGTCCAGAGGGTGTGGGCTAGCAGATTGCCCAAATTTGCCTCTTAtaagaaagttaaaatattttagaaaagtcAATACATTTCCAATTTTCATTCCATTCTTAAATTTCTAGTTTTCGTTTTTAGTCAAAAAAATATGTCCACCCTCCAGAATTTTCTACAGGACAGAATATAAGCACCTATCAACTTCAGTTCATTATTAGGTCAAGTACAGTCAACAAAATTTGCAGATTTACAAGGATACAAAACTTTGTGTACTCTAATACTCAGCCATTATCTAGCACTGTTTAATCATCAATATGACTTGGAGACAGTAGAGTGGACAGAAAACTAAGACTGAGGCTCAGTCATCTGAACTCTACTCCCAGCTCTATCCCTGGACCTCTGTACAAATTTAAGCTAGTTGAGTACTCCTTTGCCCATTTCCTCAGTCCCCTATCTTGTCCGCAAACTTTTCTGGAACAGGAAAATTTCTATCGTGACAATAGCAAGATAAAATACAAAGCCTTTCAAGACTGAGTACTTCACAATAGTCAAGTACAGAATTAAAACAAGTTGTACTTAGATTTTGTAGATAATACAAAGAGGCAGTTCTTCCTGAAGAGATGAAAGTGTGTAACACAGATACAGCTCTTGCACAGAATGTATTCATTCTCAGTCATATCAATATGCAAACAAttaaagaatatgtattttaaatggaagcagaaaaatactttgaGGTTTGCTTCCCTTGCAAATATGCAATGGAAGCACTAAACTCAGATCGTcaaatcatagaacagtttgggttggaaaggaccttaaagatcatctagttccaactcctcCTGctatggacagggacaccttccaccagaccacgTTGCTCAAACcaccatccaacctggccttgaacacttccaggcatggggcatccacagcttctctgggaaacctgttccaagCGTCCCACCAACTTTATCGTAAAGAATTTCATcttgtatctaatctaaatctaccctctttcattttaaaaccattacccctcgtcctatcactagaaTCCCTACGTTCCCTTgatagagtccctccccatctttcctgtaggccccctttaagtactggaggaatcaaaagtatttataaatatacatgaaaaaaatacttgaCGATTTGACAGCTACAATAAACTAGGATGTTTTAAAGTGTTCTCTTGTACAAACAGTAGATAGATTTAATGATGTCTAACTACTTGTATTtggaaaaatgacaaaacagtGGAATACAATGTTATAAAAGCTATTATGGTTTAAGagagcttttttctgtttttaaataaccaaaaccaaaacttCAGCTCTTAAAATTAATACAGAGTTAATGAAGCCAATCTACTCCAGGGTCCAAATTACTACTATTACTCTCATTTCTAAGTGGAAGACTTCAGTGCACTCGATGTTAAAACTCAGCCAAAACCTGGTCCATGTTGATacattacatttaaatatttaacactGCAACTACAAGAAGGTAAATAGAGAATAGCTAAATCTAAACAGCATACTTACCCTTCCTAGGATATCAAGAGGTAGCTTTGAATTCATCAGTACTGGTTTTACTTTGTCTCCTGAAAGTAAACCATTTACTGGCAAAAGGCTTTCAAAAATACCAtcaaactttgctttttcttccacctAGTTGGTAAGAAATAGCCTGAATAAGTAAAAAAGTGTGCCTGTGTGAGTGTTGAAAATGAGATCTTGCAAGAAATTAAGACTGGTCAGTAATGTATTCATTCTAAATTTCCAAGCTTTCTTGCAAGTGCTACCATGCTGTATTTAAACGTAAACCCCATGGAGCTAGATTTAGGAGCTCAATTTCAAAGCTAAGCTTATGATAGCTAGGAGTTTTAACATGCAGCATACAAGATGTGTTTCTGTAGTGTTCTAAAAGGACAGCACATTCCGATTAAAACACTGCTGATCAGATTTTAAGCAAACTTTGACAAACTCTGTAGAACTAAAAACTATTCTTCCCAAATAATTTGCTTCCCACTTTAAAGTACAACATGCaagtacaaaaaaaccaaaacaacaaaaaaatcagcattagaagttattttcttaaatttctaccttttaaaaaatgtttgcaattgAAAATTAACTAAATACAAATATCCTCATGTATGTATCAAAAGTTACTTTTTCccaattatatatatatagtgtgtatCACAGAATACTAATTAGAACATATGAACTCAAGCTTTAAATTGATACTTCAGGATGGATTTGGTGAAATGCTTTGCTGTTCTCAGTGGGGTTCCTTTACACAAACATGAAAGTGCCTACTACTAGGATCCTGGAAGAAATCCAGGCAGAAGATTAAAATTCATTGTGTCTTAAAAACATCACACCAGGGGTTGTCAAAGGCTTGTTTAATACttatttcaaatataaaactGCAGCTCAATATTCTCTATTGTGCACAAGTCTATCATCAGAAAGGGAGGACTTCTGAAATGGGAAATATATCTGACAGAAAATTCTCTCACTGGGAAAATTACagacaaggaaaatatttactttcaaaGAATGGATGGAATGTGTTGTCTTTTACACTTACCCTAACAGCCCAGTGAGTCTCTGTTGAAGGTGGTGTGATCAGCAAAGGACTGCTAGTGTCatgctaaaaattaaataatttttaattttttaaaatatatatataaaaatacacacacttcTGCTTCTAATTCTTACTAATTGCTTTAAGAGATGGTTAGAGACATGAAGCTTaactacactgaaaaaaaagaaaaaaggctgcacatgtacccaaataaaaaaaaataaagtcatacTGATTTATACTATTACAGTACCTTGATAAGGACATTAGGTGCATTAGGCACCCAAACACAGAACTAAGACAAGCTAAAGGAGGTTCCACAGCAGCTACTGCAGGCAAAGCTGCAGTCATGCCTTTTGCCACACACTCCTGTCGACCTAGTCCAAAAATAATCTTCCCCCCCCCATAAATTTAGCAGTTAGCCACATCAGCTTTGTGAACAAGCTGACCTTAGTTAAACTTGCATCAGTTTTGCAATCCAGGAAGGGGCTGGTACATATTACTCAGGAAGACAGGACTATGGCAGCCATTACTGTAGTTGTCTTAAGGAACAGTTTGACAGCAGCCTGCAGTCTCAAAACCATTACATTTATGAAACAGAAGAATATCCCAGTGTTCTGACTGAAGCCTTAGTTCATACATACATTTAGGTATATATTACTTACAAATTTAGGAGGTGGCACAGTCAAGTTCAGACTGCTCAGGTTAACATCATGGCCATTCTGTGCACATGCTACGAGGCGCAACGCGACATAGAAACCCTACAAACAATagtgttttctattaaaaaaagcaaccagTCTAAATCAGTCTTCAAGAACTCATTTATGATTTTTACTAACACCGTACATGTGCAAGTCAGTAATGTATGGAAACAACAGTGCTATAGCCCCATTCAGTTAACTGCATAGTGGCAACTACCTCACTGCTTTTAAAGATGATTCAGGAAAAACTCTGCAATAACATGgaacaaagagcagaaaacttCAAAGCTAGTTTTTAAGGACTCTCCCCAAATTAAGTAAATTTCaccaatttttcttaaaaattaataatgtttttaaaaaatttctccaTATCTACAAGTAACTTGGTATTTGATATTCCAAGCCACTTTTAGTAATGCTAGTTatattttttcatgcaaaaaaaccttctaaaataaatcttaaaatcaTAGTTTGCATTTGTGAAAGACTCGATGACTCTGTACCTCTATATCACACACACTgattatttacaaaacaaaagagaCACAGAAAATTAGATCCAAACTTCTCCAGCAGCCCCACCAAGTAATATACTTGGATATGAGCAGTGCTAGGATAAAAACCTCATCTTGtaaacaaaaactttaaaaaagctAAGGATAACTACTATTGGTATCAGAGTTTTCTTGAAATGAGGCTTATCTGTAGAAGGTAAACTAAGAGGTGTACAGGCACATCTCATTTACCTGTTTATCCAAGTATCCTTTACCCTCTGGGTCAGCCAAATCCCATATCTGTGGAGATACAAAAAAGCcattgtgattttaaaataaaacttaactCAGCTCAAGAGTTCATATTGTATGTCTTGAACTTCAAGATACAACACACAATGTTATTTAATTCTCAAGTTAACaacaaaaatgttacagaaaagacAATTTTTCCTTTTAGATTCCTATGAAACTTGGAACAATACCTTGGAGCTATTACCAATCTGTGGTTAACCTAACCTGGTTCTATGGATCTGATTTGCATTCCACCAAATTCCTTTTTGCAAACCCCTTCTCTCAATGTTAGCCGCACTTAAGCAAGCGTACAAACCATTACTGCATTATCTAATTCCTTCAACTTACTTTTCCAAGGATAATATCAGAGAGACcagattttttaagaaatagcGCAGCTTCACTTGCCCCAACTCTCCCCGTATATGCTGGATCTACCTGAAAGATAAAAATTCACATTCAGTTGAAGCATGTCTGTCATGAAAGCAGAGGTAAGAAATGAAACCCCTCTTGTCTTAGGTTGAGCTATACAAGCATGCATTACCACTCAGCAGAGAGAATTCAAAGAAGTTTAGCACTGCAacggggaaaagaaagagagggacATCTTAGGGAAGAGGAAAatgcactttatttttaaattcttttttaacaACCTACCTGTTTGTAGTAAGTTTCATATAATGGATTCCCagtagaaaactgaaaaacaagagaaatattAAGAACACAAAGAATGAACTGCCATCACAGACAGCACACCTTCAGggactgacagaaaaaaaagcatgtagtACTTTGTGTATTACTTCTATCAAAAATATAAAACGGTATAGTTAATTCGCTGTGTTCCAAACTGGATACTTGAAATCTAAGAGCGGATGACAGAGATCCCCCAAAACTTGCAGCCAACAGACTACTGTCACCTCTTAAAACTTCTTATTCACCAGCATTCATATTTGAACTCACACTTTTAATTACCAACACTATATGGTAATATAGTTACCATTACCTTTATATGGTAATAAAGGTTTTGTAGAACAGCTTTGAACTCTTTGCCAAGGTATTTCAGATCACAGTTTGAGAACTACTGCTATCAAAGGCAGAGTTTTCAACATAACACTGATTTTACTACCTCCTGCATTGCATATATACTTACGGAATAATTTCAGCAGAcaattatatacacacacacagacacagggtGCTGGTATCAAAACATGCCTGTGTTTATGCATTTTCAGGACTAAGATCTTAAATTgacaaagagtaaaaaaaaaaaaaaaagaatggttaATTAAAGATCACAATTCCCTGACAATGTTGTTTGAGGATTTTGACTTGGTGTTATCACCGCATTACACAAAAGCAGCAGACACAAAGGTAGGCCCTGCCTTTTCGGAATACTAAACAAGCAGATTCCTCCTCCCTCTTACTAACATTCCAAGCAAATGGGAACTGAAATGCCAAGAGGCAGAAGCCCCAACACCCATCTTCTCAGTTCCTGTGTACAATTGCCACACAGGTTCTAGCCACGAGCAGGTTATATCTCCACACCATTCTCCAGCCTCAATGCCAAGAGCAAAAATATCACAAACCAGTCTCAAGCAAGTCACCCCTTAGAGCAGTCAAAGGCCTTACAAGCAACAAAACAGCCCAATAAAGACAGCTTAATGACTGAGACGCAGAGAAGTAGAAACATCCCAAAGCCTGCTTGGGGCAACTGCTCTCCACCTACAGGACACAAGTCATAGATCTGACGAATGATTATTTTGCACTAACTCTGATCACTGGTATATCCCCTCCTTGTCATCTGCATGGATATCCAGATGTTCTGCCTACACTCAGGCGAAGGGAGACAGAAACATGATGGAAAAAAACAGACAGATGAAGAGCATGAAATTTTGTTTTACACAAAGAGAATCTTTACGTAGAGTTTACAATAAACATGCCAAATCTTAATTTAAGGAGATATCCAAAATATCTAAACCCTATTAATCAAAAGTAAGTGAACACTGAGCTCTTCCAAGATCAACTGTTCTACTTGGTTAGAAAGATCatgcattttcagaagtgcttccTTAACATCTTAAATGTACTTCATTTATATCCATCAACAAAACAAGCCACTGCATTCTCCACCCGTACACTCTAGAAGCTCTTGCTGTTCCAGAAGCTGGACAGTCGTTCAGAAGAAAGCTACAAGCATAACTCATAAATCTGACTCATCTTTTTGCTGGCTTGTAAATGATCAGCATAGATAAGCACTATGTTCCTGTCCAAAGTAGGAAACACATCATTCAGAGAAAAGGTGGAAGTAGGCAATAAGTCTGTCCACCTCTGAATAATTTCTAGTATTTTTTAGCCAACTATCACCCAACTATACGACTCTCACTTATCAGATGGCTCAGAGAAGCTAGCCAAAGACCAGCGACGAGCTCCTCTAATTTGGCGAGTATCCTAGAGCACGCAGAGACTGGATTCATACCAAGATACAGAGCAAACCGCTCCAGCAGCAGTACTGAATGATCTCATCCCATCACCAGACATTCTTGACATCCTCATTTGATATTGTCAGCCATGACATACAGCTGAGTTACCTGACAGAGGTGGCAAGAATCCAGGGTAATGTGCTTAAATGCTGTCAAGTTTCTTCTACGGCAA encodes the following:
- the EPS15L1 gene encoding epidermal growth factor receptor substrate 15-like 1 isoform X7, coding for MAALIPLSQQFSTGNPLYETYYKQVDPAYTGRVGASEAALFLKKSGLSDIILGKIWDLADPEGKGYLDKQGFYVALRLVACAQNGHDVNLSSLNLTVPPPKFHDTSSPLLITPPSTETHWAVRVEEKAKFDGIFESLLPVNGLLSGDKVKPVLMNSKLPLDILGRVWDLSDIDKDGHLDKDEFAVAMHLVYRALEKEPVPSLLPPSLIPPSKRKKTPVFPGAVPVLPASPPPKDSLRSTPSHGSVNSLNSTGSLSPKHSIKQAQPSVNWVVPMSEKVRYDEIFLKTDTDMDGFVSGQEVKDIFMHSGLSQNLLAHIWALADTRQMGKLSKDQFALAMYLIQQKVSKGIDPPQVLSPDMIPPTERNTPIQTLSGYLTPVGTEISALTEMRRDSSSSVGSGEFTGVKELDDISQEIAQLQREKYSLEQDIREKEESIRQKTNEVQELQNDLDRETSNLQELEAQKQDAQDRLDEMDQQKAKLKDMLNDVRQKCQEETQVVSISSLKMQIQSQESDLKLQEDDLNRAKAELNRLQQEETQLEQSIQAGKVQLETIIKSLKSTQEEINQARSKLSQLQDSHQEVNKSIEEYNEALNGIHGGSLTNLADISEGLGQTERSNYGAMDDPFKNKALMFTNNTQELHADPFQSEDPFKSDPFKGADPFKGSDPFQHDPFAEQPPAPADPFGGDPFKESDPFRSSAPEDFFKKQVKSDPFTSDPFTKPPTLPSKPDPFESSDPFTSSSISSKGPDPFGTLDPFGSGAFSSGEGFADFSQMSKSVASDPFASSFGGMGFSDDPFKSKSDTPALPPKKNVPPRPKPPSVWK